ATTCTGTGATCATCTTGCTCTTGAAGGATGCTGCAGATTCCACATCGCTCGGTTCCTTCTGAACATTCCACATGATCAGATTCTTGAACTTCACACGATTTTCCTTCAGCCAATTCTCCGTCTGCGGCCGATACTTTTCGGGTCTTGAGGTGATGATGTAATCGATCTCGAACTCGGGAATGAGATAAGGGCGTGCCTTGGTCAGGAACTCTAGGTATCTGTCTTCACTGCTGACCTTCGGGGTGCTCTCGCATATCACACCATCTAGATCGAACCCTACCGGACCCAGCTTGTAATGCATCATGTTCCATTGGAACAGCTGATATCCGTTGATTATCGTGTAATAGCTGTCGACCATCTCCTTGTTCTTGTCATTGGCGAACAGCGCGCCGGTTCGTACTTCCGCCCCGGGGTATTTTGCCCTGATTCTTTCGGCCGCCTCATTGATCGATTTGCCCGTTGTGATACAATCATCGACCACTAGGACCTTCCTGATGGGTCTTATGTGGATGGACTTGCTCATCCATAGCGAGCCGTCCGGTGTGGCAAGTGGTTTCGCAAGCTTTGTCGCGATTATGCAGCCGATGAGCAGTCCGCTTCTGGGCACCCCCACTATGAGATCGTATTGGACATCGAAGGTCTTGACCCATTCGTCCACGAATCCAGCCATCTCCACGTTGCTGACGAACCTCGGACTTCCATAGTGTATCTTATGCAGCACTGTTCTGGGCAACTGGAACTTATCACTGTAGTAAATCCTGTGCCTAATGGCGCCGAATCTATCTTTCATCGACATGATCAGCTACTCGGTCCTTTAGCGATTGTTATTGGAATAGTCCATTTAAGAATCTTTCTCATTAATTGAGAAATTCGTCATTGCTCGTTCCGGCATCAGCCTGGCCGTTTCGCTATCCTGCCATCACTTCTTTCCGAAGCGCTTGAGCCTGTTCCCCGCCGACAGCGCGGTCAGGAACAGGGATTTGCTGGCGTTGTACGACTTGGAATAGCTCTTCATATAGCTGTGCTTGTCCACCTGGGTACCCCCAAAGCCCGCCTTGAAGCGGTTGATCCCAGCCAGCTCCTCGGTCACATCAACGGTGGCGTATCCGCCGAAATCGAACTCCTGGAGGCCCTGTTCCTTGAAGTGCTTTATCATGAGCCAAATAGCAAGCTTATTGGCCCGGCCGTAGATCGTTCGGGACACCCCGGTCTCCTCGTTGATGTTGCTGCCCGATATCAGCTGCC
The Methanomassiliicoccales archaeon genome window above contains:
- a CDS encoding phosphoribosyltransferase family protein, with the protein product MKDRFGAIRHRIYYSDKFQLPRTVLHKIHYGSPRFVSNVEMAGFVDEWVKTFDVQYDLIVGVPRSGLLIGCIIATKLAKPLATPDGSLWMSKSIHIRPIRKVLVVDDCITTGKSINEAAERIRAKYPGAEVRTGALFANDKNKEMVDSYYTIINGYQLFQWNMMHYKLGPVGFDLDGVICESTPKVSSEDRYLEFLTKARPYLIPEFEIDYIITSRPEKYRPQTENWLKENRVKFKNLIMWNVQKEPSDVESAASFKSKMITESQIFYYMESSIKQAELIWGATRVPCLCIDEMRIID